In Sulfitobacter sp. SK012, the genomic window CCTTGTTGCGATCATGCCGATGGGCTTCACCCTCGAGCGAGACGCAGCACATTGGGCGCGTGCGATGGGAACTCTCACGCCGCGCCTGGCCCTGACCATGCCCGGTCATGTCTATCGCAAGCTCGGCACCAGCGTTGATACGCAGCTCATGGTCTTCGATAAGGTCCAGGACGAGCATGAGATGATCCGTGTATCGGTTGACGATCTCGACGCAGCAATTAGCATCGTGGACGAGATCGCCGCGACGCGCCCGATTAAAGCGCCCGCGACGGCACAACGCCCAAAGCATGTTCACGGACTTCTAACGCGTTCTGAGCACTCCACAGGACGCAAGCCCACTAAAACAAGGGCCGCTGTCGCCAAAACACCTAAACACGCGGCAACACCGCTGTCGTTCACCACGTTCGAGACGCCGCGAGAAAACACCCCCATCTCCGAGATCTATGCCCGGTATCGCCCGCAGCGGATCGATATTGCTGGTGCGCAGGAGCATCCGACGCCGCTGGTCGAAAGCATTGCGATGGCGTCTGTTGCGCCGCCGGTGCCATCACTGCACGCCGCTGAAGGACTGCGCCTGCCCAACCGCTTGATTGCCGAGGGTCACCTCTCCGAGGCCCAGCTTGAAACCATCATCATGGCCAATGACGCCCACGCGCGCGATCTACCGGGCAAGTTCACCATCGATGACGACCAGACCAAAATGCTGCGCAGCGACGAGGATGGGGATGCGCGGGCTTATCGCTTGGGATATTTTCTGGGGGACGGCACTGGCTGCGGTAAGGGGCGCGAGTGCGCGGGGCTTATTCTGGTCAATTGGCTTTCTGGGCGGCGCAAAGCGGTATGGGTGTCCAAATCCGCCACCCTGATTGAAGACGCAGTGCGGGATTGGACCGACCTCGGCGGCTCGCCCGCAGATATTCAGCCTCTCTCGAAATGGAAACCCGATCAATCCGTCACTATGGGCGACGGTATTATGTTTGTGACCTATGCAACGCTCCGCTCAGCCGGCAAATGCGGAACCACACGTCTGAACCAACTTCTGGAGTGGATGGGGGATGACTTCGACGGCGTCCTGGCTTTCGACGAGGCGCACGCGATGCAGAATGCGGCCGGATCCGAGCAGGGCAGGGGTGCAAAGCCGTCCCAGCAGGGTCTGGCCGGTCTGCGCCTACAACTCGCCACCCCTCGCGCCCGCGTCTTCTATGTCTCTGCGACGGGGGCGACATCTGTCCACAATCTCGCCTATGCTTCTCGCCTCGGGCTCTGGGGCCAAGGAAATGAATACCCCTTCCCCAGCCGCGAGAGCTTTGTCTCTGCGATGGAGGCGGGCGGTGTGGCGGCCATGGAAGTAGTTGCCCGCGATCTCAAAACGCTTGGGTTTTACACGGCGCGGGCCCTGAGCTTTGACGGTGTTGAATACGACGTACTGGAACATGCGCTGACACCCGCACAAACGGAGATCTATGATGCCTATGCGGGTGCGTTTCGCACCATCCATCACAATCTGGAAGCCGCATTGACCGCGACCGGCGTCAATGACGCATCGGGCGAGACAAATGCCTCTGCCGCAAAAGCTTCCGCCAAGTCACGGTTCGAGAGCACAAAGCAGCGCTTCTTCAATCATCTGCTGATGGGCATGAAAGCCCCGTCGATTGTCAGCGCCATTCAGCAAGACATGTCCGATGGCTATGCCTGCGTCATCCAAGTGGTCTCTACGGGCGAAAGCCTCCTGAAGCGTCGGTTGGAGATAATGGACCCCGACGATGAACTGGTCGAGGGGGCGCTTACACCGCGTGACTATGTGCTCGGCTATCTCGAACAGGCCTTTCCAATCCACACCCAGAAGCTGGTCGAGATGGATGGCAACATCGCCGCAGAACCGCTGCGCGATGCTACAGGGGCCTTGGTTGTTTCCCGCGAAGCGCTGGCGCTGCGCGATGAGGCGATGATGGATTCGATGGCGTTGGCCCCGATCCCCGCCGCGCTGGATCAAATCCTCTGGGCGTTCGGTGATGAGGCGGTAGCGGAAGTGACGGGTCGTTCCATCCGTCCGCTCAAATCCAGCGATGGTGCGCTCTTCATAGAAAAACGCGCGGCCAGCAGCAATTCGTCTGAAACCCAAGCCTTTATGGATGGCGACAAGAACATCCTGATCTTCTCGGATGCCGGCGGCACAGGGCGATCCTATCATGCGGCGCAAACGGCCAAGAACCAGAAGCGGCGTCGTCATTACCTACTGGAACCGGGCTGGCGCGCAGATGCGGCGATCCAAGGACTTGGGCGCACACATCGTTCGGCCCAAGTCAGCGCGCCGTTCTTTCGGGTGTGCACCTCGGACGTGCATGGCGAGAAGCGCTTCACGTCGACGATCAGCAAGCGGCTTGATCAGCTTGGGGCGCTCACCAAAGGCCAGCGCGAGACCGGCTCTCAAGGCATGTTCCGCGAGGAGGACAATCTCGAAAGTCCCATCGCGCGCTCTGCGCTGCGGGGATATTACGCTGATCTTGCTGCGGGGCGGGCAGAAGCGATGGGCTATGAGACCTTCGCCGACTGGACGGCGCTGCGCCTTATCGACAAGGACGGCGTGCTGCTCGAAGAATTGCCGCCGATCCAGCGGTTTCTCAATCGCGTGTTGGCCTTGCCAATCCACATGCAAAATGCGCTCTTTGCGGAGTTCATGCGGCGCATAGCGGATCAAACCGAGCGGGCGCGGGACGCGGGTACGCTAGATCTTGGGGTGGAAACGCTACGGGGCGAAAGGATCAAACAAGTCTCGGCAGAGGATCTTTGGACCTGCCCGCAATCAGGTGCAGTGACTCGGATTATCGGATTGGAAGTCACGGATCCGGTTCACATTGCGTTTGCAGAGGCGGCTCTTGGTAACAACTTCGACAAAACTCCGATGGTCAATCGGGCGTCCGGGCGGATGGGGATGCTCTCGAAACGCCCGATGCAGATGTATGACGAAGACATTGTCACCCTGATGCGCAAGGTCGTCCGGCCAACTGGCAAATCCTATCTCGAGGAAAGCAAGTTTGAAGCCTCGGCTTGGGAAACCATTGAGCAATCAGAGTTCATCCGGCTGTGGGACGAGGAAGCCGACAGCTTGCCCAAAACCACCACGACCAAGCTCTATCTGCTCACAGGTCTGTTGCTGCCGATCTGGAAAAATATCCCGACCAGCAACGAGCGCATCTATCGCGTCACGCCCGAAGGCTGTGCGAGCATGATTGGTCGCACACTCAGCGAAGAGGGCGCTGCAGCACTGCGGGCGCGGTTCATGACTGGGACGCCTGCGACGCCAAGCCAAATGCTGACGGCTGCCCTCGGCACGACAGCGCCCGTCGACCTGGGCCGCGGCCTGACGCTGACGCGCCGCCGCGTTGCCGGTGATGTGCGGTTGGAAATCAACGGGGTGGACAAGGGTGCGATCGAAGGTCTCAAAGCTCTCGGGTGTTTTACTGAGATCATCGCCTTTCAATTGCGGGTCTTTGTCCCGCACGGGGTGGGTGTCGATGCGGAAGCGATCCTGACGCGGATCGTTGGCGATGGGCAAGCGGGTGTCCGCAACGCAGCCTGACTCACAACTCTGGCTGTAATCACAATTCCTCAAACGCATCAAAACAAGCACCCGCCCAAACAGACGGGTGCGCGGCAGGCATTCCTCAATCTAGATGGAGACACACATGAACATCGCAGACATCAAAACCGCAGTGGACGCAGGCCAGTCCGTTCACTGGTCAAACGAGGGGTATTGGGTTCGCAAGGATATTTTGGGCCAGTACCTGATCATCTTTGAGCCGAATGGCAGTGCCATTGGTCTGACGGACCGAAGTGGGTGCCGTCTGAATGGTCAGGAAGAGGACTTCTTCCTGTCCGTTCGTGTTGCCTAGAACCTCCCAACTGATCATTGGGCAAAGAATGGGTTATGCGTGTGGTGAGGCGACGTGCGTCCAATTACGGCGCTGCATTGTCTGAGAGGTCGGGAGAAAGGGGAAAGCAGGCTTTCTGTTTTGTGATCCCACAAGGGGTCGAAAAGCAATCTCGGATGGTTTGGCAAAGGCCCGGCCCCGATAACCCAAGAAGGATAAGTCTCATGTTCGCAGGAACCCTTAACAAAAACGCCGATACCGCAGCCGCAGTCTTCACCGGCAGCATCCACAACACCAAGTTCGACATCGCGATCCAGTTGGAAACCCGCGCAAAGATGTCAGAGCGCAGCCCGGACTATGATGTCACAGCGGTCAACAAATCTGGCCGCAAGGTTCGCATCGGCACGGCCTGGAATGAAACCGGCAATACCAGCGGAAATCCCTACATCTCAATGCAGCTGGACGTCGGCCTCGGGCCCTTCCGCGTCAACGCGGTCCAAACGCAGGAAGCGCGTAAAGCCAAAAGCGAAGACTTCGAGATCATCCCGCTGGTCTCCAATGGGACGATGAAGTCAGGCTCCATCTCGGGTGAATTGACCGCAATGGACGCCGACAACGCATTCGCGGGCTACATCGCCAACATGATGTTCGATCTGGATTTCATGCTGATCGAGAATGACTACAAGACGGAAGACACCCATCCAGATTACCGGATCGAGGTCAGCTCTCCAAAAGGCAAGCCGATCCGCGTTGGCTCCGCCTGGATGGCCAAGAGCAACCGGACGGGTCATGACTACGTCTCGCTGTTGATCAACACGCCAGATGGCGATTTGCGCGTCAACGCCGTGCAGAACGAAGACCAGCGCGGCGGCCAGACGTTCTCGATCATTCCGTTCGTGCAAAGCGGGGATCAGGAGCAGGATGCGGGTGGTGGATTGTCACTGGTTGCTTGATCAAAGCACGTCTATCGACTGACAAAACAGAGGGAGCCGCGGCAACGCGGTTCCCTTTTTTTGTGCCTGTCTGATTTAGAGGCGGCAAGAACGCCCTCTAGTTGCGATTTCGCAGAAATATCCATACCACATTGTTACTAAGTTATAATATGAGCCGAGATGCCGTTCGATCCGATCCAATTTGATCCGAAGATGTCATTTCTTATTGTTATTTTAACTTTCTAGTCCTACATCTAGTAACAGATATGACTGGCGCCTCTGCACTTGGGTTCGCCCTTGGATATGCGTCAGTCCTCATCCCCTCCAAAGATCCCATTCTTCCCAACCATCGACCACACCCATATCTTTGAGTGTGACTGCGCCGTTCATCGGTTGGGGGAAGCTATGCAAATGGTCGCGTAGGCGGATGTGCCATTTTGACTGAGGGCAAAGCTGTTTCAGGAAAAACCTCATCAGGCAAAAATATCGGAAAACCTGATACTGGTCAGTCTGTGCAATTTCTATGAGTTGCGGTGGAACGCTGGCATGATCTTTGATGTGGCTGTTCCAAAGTCGCTCATGATGTGCGGATGCATTTCGCACCTGAGAAAACGACCTCATCCACTGTATCATGAACTTACCGTTCAAAATTCCATACTTTCCAGCGATTTTGGTTTGAATATCCATCGGCAGCATCTCAAACAGATGTGACAACGCCCCAAAATCAAGAATCTGCACGGCAACCCAGATCGGCATTTCACCGTAGGCTTGTTTGTTGTGCTTGACGAAAGCGGCCTTGCCAGAACGCGTTTCAAAGCCTCGATAGCGCTCTTCCCACCTTTTATAACGTCCATTTAAGACAAACTTTTGCTGAAGTAGCTGAGGCTTAAGGTGCGCGCAGGCGTCGCGACGACCAAATCTGTATGCAATATCGACCTGCAAGGCCAGTTCGATCCGTTCCAAAGCATCTAGCGCAAGAAGGCGCAGCTTTTTATCAAAAACATATAGGTCGACGGCATCTGACATATGCGTGTCAGGCATGAATTGGTCCGAGATGGTTCCGTCGTCATTAGCTTGTTTGAATGGATACCAATATCCACTCAGTCGGTAGTAGCCAAACCGTTCAAGCGCCTTCTTTGCTCGTATAGGCTCGCTGATCGCCATTCCCCTCGATTTGAGGAGGCCAAGCTGATCATCAATGGATTTCCAGTTTTTCATGTAATGCCTCATACAGACATTTGTTGCAGCAGGCCAACCTTGAGCTGAGTTTCTGCTTCGGTCTTCGCCTGCGCCTGAATGCGCAACGAATTGGAGGATCGTGGAAATAGCCTAACGGCCTCCCCAGCTCGGCTTCGCGTGTCGCAGGTGAGAACGGCCCTGCGGTCCGTCGCGCATGCGGCCATGCGGCCTTACCGCGGCGTCGGCGTTTGGGTCCCGGTTTGCCCGTCTCGCGAGCACGGCGGGTCTCGGCCACGCTTGCGGCCTTCGCTCTGGTCTGTTTTGCGGGGCAAAACGATCCCTCCGCTGCACCCGCCTGCGTGTCCGGCCCCACCGCTTGCCTGCTCGCGTCGGGCAAACCTGGCGTCAAAACACACACACATGAGTATGGAAGCATATCCTCCGGATGGCCACAGAATCAGCCCGCCTCAAGGATCGCAAAACTTTTCGGCAAAGGCGGCGCGGTTTGTGAGGTCTGTCTTGTGCGTGAGGTTTTGCGGGTTGTGAGCACGGCACTTGGAAAACTTTTGCGCCCAGCAAGCTGGCGGCTGCGCCGTCCCTGACCCGGACAGATTCGGTGAACCAGAAATCGGCCATGCCCCCACACGCATGTGGTGGCCCTCAAACTCAAACATTGGAGATGAACACATGGCCTACGATCAAGCGACAACATACGAGACAATCGAACTCTTCGGCCTGACGGAGAAAGATGCACACTTGCCAATCCCGCAGGACGATATCCTGAAAGATTGCATCATTCGCGAAGCATTTGAGACCCTGCTCGGGCAATTGCGGAATACCGGACTTGAAGGAGAGATCGAACCTCTCGCGCACGGGTTGGCAACAATCCTGCAGCGCCGCAAGGTTGCTCTCGGTAAGGAATTCGACCGCACAGCTGACAAGATCGGTGCGTTGGCAAAATGTCACGACGGATCAGAAATCGCCGAGACCGCACTGGAAGAGGCGCAAGCGCGCTTCGTGCACTTGCGCGAGATCGTGGATGCCATCGAGACGATGGGGGAGGCAGCTGCAGAGTGCTATGAGGTAGAGACCGGCAATGCTTTCATCCCAGCAGCGGGATCGCGGGCCAGCGTTCGGGCGCAAGAGACGGGAGCCGTCTTCGAAGCCAAGCAACTTCTGGAACAGCATGATCGTGAGACGGCCGCCAAGTCAAAAGTCGAAGGCGTTCCTCTGATTGTCTCGGGAGCGACGGGCTGGACCGACATCGACGTCATCTTCCGAACCCTCGATAAGGTTCGGGACCGGATCAAACAAAACCGCAACCAGGATATCTTCATCTGCCACAAAGGCGGCAAGCATGGAGCGGAGATGATTGCGGCCCGGTGGGCACGCGCGCGGGGCATCAACCAGGCGCGCTTTGATCCGCGCTGGTCTGCACATGGACGTGCAGCACCGTTCAAGTGCAACGACGAGATGCTGGACGATAAGTTCGCCGCGACGGGAGTTGTTCTCTTCGGCGGTAACGGGGTTGCGCTGAACCTCGGGCAGAAGGCCGAAGCGAAAGGGCTGACGGTGATGCGGGTCGCGGATCCAGTGAAGGAGAAGGCAGAAGCATAAGTCAAAGAGGGTCACCTTCGGGTGGCCCTTTCTTCGTTCTCAAGAGGCATGTGCAAAAAGGACGCCTTTGGTTGGACAAAGGGCGGGGCAAGGAACAATTTGTAGAGGTGAGTTGGTCCAACGCCTACCGTCTTTTCGTGCAGGAACTTCAACGCGTCATACGTGAGCATGGCAACGAGGCTATTTACGCAGGCTCCTACGGATGGGCAAGTGCCGGTAGGTTTCACCATGCACAAAGCCAACTCAAACGTTTTCTAAATTGTATCGGTGGCTTCACGAATTCCGTTGGTGGCTATAGCTTTGGTGACGCCCAGACGATTGTGCCTCATGTTTTGGGCACTTTTCATGGGCACCTTGATACTATGACAGGGTGGGAGACGATTGCCACAGATTGCGAGCTCTTTGTCGCATTTGGTGGGTTCCCCTTAAAGAACGGTCAGATATCACCGGGCGGCACGGGTCGACATGTCCACCGGGACGGGTTGCATGCAGCGGGGCAGGCCGGAGTGCAGTTCGTCAACATATCACCGCTCAGGTCGGATTTGATGGAAGAGGTTGATGCACAGTGGCTCGCGCCTAGGTCTTCCACCGATGCGGCACTGCTTTTGGCGTTAGCGTATGAGATCTGATCTCGAGACCTTCACGACATGGCGTTCTTGGCAAAATACGCTGTCGGGTTTGATGCGTTCCGCGCCTACTTGATGGGAGATCAGGACGGGATTGTGAAGTCTGCTGAATGGGCGTCTGGCATCTGCGATTTGCCCACGGATGCGATCATCGATCTCGCAAAGCGCATGAGCACCCAGAAAACGATGATATCGATCGCGTGGTCCTTGAACAGACAAGATCACGGCGAACAACCGTATTGGGCGACGATTGCGCTCGGGGCGTTGTTGGGCGGCATCGCGGAACCGGCATTGGTTTTGGGTATTCAGCAGAAAACGCCACAGGCACCAGCCGGAGGCAGATCAAGATTGCAGCATTTCCGCAAGGCAAGAACAATGTGACCAGCTTTATTCCTGCACCACGGATCGCGGATATGCTTGAGAACCCCGGTGGCGCATTTGAGTACAATGGGGTTTTGCGTCGACCGATTGAGGCCACCGCCGCTTTCAGACGTCCAACATACTCTTTTCCTTCCAAATAACTTCTTTCAGCTGTTTGGTAGCTACTACAACCAAGTTAGTGAACGTCCGGATAAAAACGTTGGTTATAGGGATATAATTTCAGATCACCTAACTGACGCGTGAGACGGCAAACTTGCTGGGGGAGACGCCGAATTTCTGGCCAAACCGTTTGGAAAAGTGGGTCTTCGACGAAAACCCGACAGCGGCGCTGATTTCAGCGACGGATAGATTGGTATCTGCCAATAATGCGCGCCCGCGTTCAAGCCGTAGCCCGACTAGAAACTGCTTTGGCGAGGTGTTGGTGTAGCGGGAGAAAAGCCGCTCCATCTGCCTCATAGACAGGCCGAACTGGAACGAGATTTGCTTTAGGCTGATTTCGTCCTCCAGATTGTCGTGCATGTAGTCTACGATGGCCGCCAGCCTGACATGGCGGGTTGCCAGCAATGCAGATGTCGCGCTGCGCTGGCGGGCGTTGCCGGGTCGCGCCGATTGCATCAGGCACATGTTCAGAATGGTATCCGCCAGAACACCGCCGTGTTTTTCGCGGATAAGATGCACCATCATATCGGTTGCTGCCGCCCCGCCGCCGCAGGTCAGGATGCGCCGGTCCAGAACATAGAGCTGTTCCAGTGGATCGAGGTTGGGAAACCGCTCCCTGAAACTGTCCAGATTTTCCCAATGCAGAGTGAATGCGGTGTTTTCAAGGATGCCAGCATGAGCCAGTATATAGGCCCCGGTGCACAGACCACCAACAGTGCGGCCACGACGCCAGCCCCGCCTTATCCAGTCAGAAACTTTCTTGGACTGATTTCGCTCAGGCTCGACCCCCGCACAGACAATCAAGTTGCTTTCGCTGCTGGCCTCCTCCATTGCGACGTCCGCCGTCATCGTGACCCCGTTGGAACATTGTATCCGTGAGTCCGTGTAAGAGAGGGTTTCCCAGCTATACAGATTACGCTCTGTCAGTTGGTTGGCGATGCGCAGCGGCTCGATCGCGGAACTGAAGGCGAGCATGGAAAATTGTGGCAGCAGCAGAAATGAAAAATGCTCAGTTTCGATGTCGCCATCCATCTGAACATGCGCAATCCCATTGGGCATATATTGTGCCATTTCGCTATCCTTTTGCCTATCCAGCCTTGTGCCGTTCAAACAATGGCTGAACCACTTCACCCCGGTTTAGCTTTGATATGTTCTCGACGATCACCGACACAGCGGAGGCCGCAAATGTAGCACCCGCCATATGCGGAGTGACGTGCACCAGTGGATGTGTCCAGAACGGGCTGCGGTCCGGCAATGGTTCGAGGCTGAAGGCGTCAAGTGCCGCGCCCGACAAATGGCCGCTGTTCAATGCGTCAAGCAGCGCGCCGTCGTCGACTACCGCGCCGCGACTGATGTTCACAAAGAACGTGCCGGGCCCCATCGCGGCAAATGCGCCAGCGTCCAGCATATGCCGCGTTGTATCGGTGAGGGGGAGGCAATTGATGATGATGTCCGGTTCCGACAGGAAGTTGCAAAACTGAGCCGGGCCATGCCGCGCGTCAATTCCCGCAATTCGGATCGGAAATGCGTCCCAACCCGTCACGGCGTACCCGCTATCGTGGATGCGCTGCGCAACCGTCGCGCCGATGCGTCCAAGGCCCAATACCCCGACTTTGAAATGTCCCGTCGGCACGATAGAGCGGCGTTCCCAGTGCCGTGCGGTTTGCTGTTCGCGATAGGTGTAATAGTGCCGGTGCCGTTCAAGAACCCAGTAAAGCGCGTGGCCCGCCATGTCGCGCGCCACGGCGGGGTCCGCCAGAATGACCACTGGCACATCCGGCAGCATGGGGTCGGCGGCCAGATGCTCAGTCCCTGCGCCCAGCAAAAAGACGGCGCGCAGGTTGGGATAACGGTTGAGGTCCCCCGGCGGATGATTCCAGATCAACGCATAGGTAATGTCGTTCGGATCAAACTGGTCGCCAAAATTGTGGACCGTTTCGGTCGGCAGTTGCCGCAGCAATTCCGACTGCCAGCTCTTGTTGTCATAGCCGTGGTTGTTGAGCAGGATAGACATACGCGGTGAATGGCTTTCGAAAAGTTCTGCGAATGAATTGCAAGGCTTCGATCAGCGTGATTGCCTGGGTGGGGCGATGACATGGCCCCACCCGGACAAGGATCAGTACTTGTACAGCGGATCGACCCGTCCCACCTGCCGCAGCAGGGCAGGCCATTCATATTTGCCCAGCGGGAAATCGTTGTACTGGCGATGGGCGAGGTTCCAGATATCCTTGGTGCTTTTGTCCAGCGGCAGGCCGGTCGACAGGGCGTCGATCATCACCCGGCAGGCCCGGATCGTGTAGTAGAGGTTCATGAACGCCTCGCCTGCGGTTTCGCCCACCGCGAGAAAGCCGTGGTTGCGCATGATCAGGCATTTCTTGCCCTTGATGTTCGCCGCCAGCCGGTCGCGTTCTTCCAGCGTCAGCGACAGACCTTCCCAGTCGTGATAGCCGATGTCGCCATAGAGCATCGAGGCATCCTGCGTCAGGAAATCCAGCCCGTCCTTCAGCGCGGTGATGGCCAGACCGGCAGGCGCATGGGCGTGCAGAACCACCTTCATGTCGTGATGGGCGTTATGGATGGCAGAATGGATCACAAAACCTGCGGTGTTTACATCGCTGGGGCCGTAGAGCACCTTGCCGGTCTCGTCGATCTTGATCAGGTTGGACGCGGTTACCTCGTTGTAAAGCAACCCGAAGCGGTTCAGCAGGAACTGATGGTCCGTGCCCGGCACGCGCATAGTAATGTGGTTCCAGATCAGATCGTCGTAGTGGTACATGTTGGCCAGCCGGTAGAGTGCGGCCAGATCGACCCGCGCCTGCCATTCCTCGGGCGAGATGTTGGCGTGGCCACCTGCGGTTGCGAAATCGTCGGCGTTGAGTTCTTTTGCCATGGTGTTTTCCTTTTTCCGGTAATTCAGGATTGTACGAATGTGTCTGATCGCAGCGGCATGTCGTTGGCGTCTTCTAGCAGCTTGACGGCCATCAGATGGTTCTCGTCAAAGCCGTATTTCTTGACCGCCTGATCATAGATGAGCTCGACCTGGGCGCACATCGGCAGCGTCGCCCCAACGGATTTTGCGAGCTCCAGCGTCAGCGCCATATCCTTGTGCGCCAGCCCCAGCGCAAAGCCGGGATCGTAGGTGCCGTTCAGGATTGCCGGGCCATAGCGGTCAGCGACATAGGACCGACCCGTGCTGTTCTGGATGATCGACAGCATCGTATCCGCAGGTACGCCGCCCTTGACGCCCAGCATCATGGCCTCGGACAATGCAACGGAATGAAGATAGCACAGAACGACCTGCGCGATCTTGGCGACATAACCCGCACCATGCGGGCCTAGATGCCGCACGTTCCCGCCGATGACGTTGAACAGGGCCTCATGGCGGGCAAAGACCTCGGCCTCGCCGCCCACCATGATCGTCAGCGACCCAAGTGCCGCGCCTTCGATTCCGCCGCTGATCGGCGCATCGAGAAAGTCGATACCGGCGGCATTCGCGGCACCGCGCACATCCCGCTCGCAATCAAGATTGTTGGTGGACAGTTCAATCCATGTGCTGCCTTTCGGCATTGCGGCCAGAATACCGCCCGTACCGGTCGCGACGGCTTGAATTACCTTTGGATTGGGAAGCGACGTCATGACGACATCCGCCCCGGTAACCGCTGCAACAATGCTGTCGGCGGGTTTGGCACCCAGCGGTGTGACTTCCGCGGTCCTTTCGGGACTCAGATCGAAGACCGTCAGGTCATAACCCGCCAGTGCGATATTACGGGCCATCGGGCCGCCCATGTTCCCCAAACCGATAAAAGCAACACGCATTGCCATCTCCATGCCATAAGTCGCAGCCGGACCGGCCGACAGTGGGGGGAGTTTGTAATATCGGCTTCTACTTGACAAGTGAATATAATTCGCGCCTTGTATCGAGAAATTCGATTTCATCAATGATGCGGTGCCCGCCATGAACATTGAACATATTCGCTCGTTTCTCGAGGTCACGGCCACCGGCAGTTTTCAATTGGCCGCCGATCAGCTGCATGTGACGCAATCCACCGTGAGCGCCCGGATCAAGGCGCTTGAGGACCGGTTGCGACAGCCCCTGTTTCATCGCAAAAGAAACGGCGTCGTGCTCACGACCGGCGGCCATCAGTTTCACAGCAGTGCTATCAATGTGGTGCGCGCCTGGGAACGCGGTCAACAAGAGGTCAGCCTGCCGGAGGGCCAGAAAGCGCTCCTTTCCATCGGGATTGAAGAAAACCACTGGCCGCTCATGGTTTTGGGGCTTTCCGGGCGGCTTTCTGTCGAGATGCCGGATGTCGCAACAAGCATCCTTGCGGACCGGTCAGACGTCCTGATGCAAAAGCTGCGGGCGGGATTGCTGGATGTCGCGATCCTGTATGATCCACAACACTGCGCCGAGGCGACGAGCGAACTGCTGGTTCAGGAGGATCTGGTCATGTATGCCACCACGCCGCGCGAGGTCGAAGGTGGCGTTGTTCCGGGCTACGTCTTTGTCGATTGGGGCGATACGTTCCGGGCGCTGC contains:
- a CDS encoding strawberry notch-like NTP hydrolase domain-containing protein yields the protein MAHPKPKHPNQSPSNAQLKSALSLIAAEIARDPLRSSFLSKIMRDTFGGSDASGAWNWRMGYDMMQAAAVLALSNHGDGLDPLGTAKPLAMRLLTETRRSEQQIRLQQFSTPLPYAALAVRAGAIRNGETVLEPSAGTGALAGFAKRAGAKLLLNEVDPFRQRLLDAVFDGEATAHDAEHIDDLLTSPTAPSVVVMNPPFASSVDRSRDKHIAAKHLIGAAKRLAPGGRLVAIMPMGFTLERDAAHWARAMGTLTPRLALTMPGHVYRKLGTSVDTQLMVFDKVQDEHEMIRVSVDDLDAAISIVDEIAATRPIKAPATAQRPKHVHGLLTRSEHSTGRKPTKTRAAVAKTPKHAATPLSFTTFETPRENTPISEIYARYRPQRIDIAGAQEHPTPLVESIAMASVAPPVPSLHAAEGLRLPNRLIAEGHLSEAQLETIIMANDAHARDLPGKFTIDDDQTKMLRSDEDGDARAYRLGYFLGDGTGCGKGRECAGLILVNWLSGRRKAVWVSKSATLIEDAVRDWTDLGGSPADIQPLSKWKPDQSVTMGDGIMFVTYATLRSAGKCGTTRLNQLLEWMGDDFDGVLAFDEAHAMQNAAGSEQGRGAKPSQQGLAGLRLQLATPRARVFYVSATGATSVHNLAYASRLGLWGQGNEYPFPSRESFVSAMEAGGVAAMEVVARDLKTLGFYTARALSFDGVEYDVLEHALTPAQTEIYDAYAGAFRTIHHNLEAALTATGVNDASGETNASAAKASAKSRFESTKQRFFNHLLMGMKAPSIVSAIQQDMSDGYACVIQVVSTGESLLKRRLEIMDPDDELVEGALTPRDYVLGYLEQAFPIHTQKLVEMDGNIAAEPLRDATGALVVSREALALRDEAMMDSMALAPIPAALDQILWAFGDEAVAEVTGRSIRPLKSSDGALFIEKRAASSNSSETQAFMDGDKNILIFSDAGGTGRSYHAAQTAKNQKRRRHYLLEPGWRADAAIQGLGRTHRSAQVSAPFFRVCTSDVHGEKRFTSTISKRLDQLGALTKGQRETGSQGMFREEDNLESPIARSALRGYYADLAAGRAEAMGYETFADWTALRLIDKDGVLLEELPPIQRFLNRVLALPIHMQNALFAEFMRRIADQTERARDAGTLDLGVETLRGERIKQVSAEDLWTCPQSGAVTRIIGLEVTDPVHIAFAEAALGNNFDKTPMVNRASGRMGMLSKRPMQMYDEDIVTLMRKVVRPTGKSYLEESKFEASAWETIEQSEFIRLWDEEADSLPKTTTTKLYLLTGLLLPIWKNIPTSNERIYRVTPEGCASMIGRTLSEEGAAALRARFMTGTPATPSQMLTAALGTTAPVDLGRGLTLTRRRVAGDVRLEINGVDKGAIEGLKALGCFTEIIAFQLRVFVPHGVGVDAEAILTRIVGDGQAGVRNAA
- a CDS encoding DUF736 family protein, whose protein sequence is MFAGTLNKNADTAAAVFTGSIHNTKFDIAIQLETRAKMSERSPDYDVTAVNKSGRKVRIGTAWNETGNTSGNPYISMQLDVGLGPFRVNAVQTQEARKAKSEDFEIIPLVSNGTMKSGSISGELTAMDADNAFAGYIANMMFDLDFMLIENDYKTEDTHPDYRIEVSSPKGKPIRVGSAWMAKSNRTGHDYVSLLINTPDGDLRVNAVQNEDQRGGQTFSIIPFVQSGDQEQDAGGGLSLVA
- a CDS encoding Abi family protein is translated as MKNWKSIDDQLGLLKSRGMAISEPIRAKKALERFGYYRLSGYWYPFKQANDDGTISDQFMPDTHMSDAVDLYVFDKKLRLLALDALERIELALQVDIAYRFGRRDACAHLKPQLLQQKFVLNGRYKRWEERYRGFETRSGKAAFVKHNKQAYGEMPIWVAVQILDFGALSHLFEMLPMDIQTKIAGKYGILNGKFMIQWMRSFSQVRNASAHHERLWNSHIKDHASVPPQLIEIAQTDQYQVFRYFCLMRFFLKQLCPQSKWHIRLRDHLHSFPQPMNGAVTLKDMGVVDGWEEWDLWRG
- a CDS encoding DUF2493 domain-containing protein; the protein is MAYDQATTYETIELFGLTEKDAHLPIPQDDILKDCIIREAFETLLGQLRNTGLEGEIEPLAHGLATILQRRKVALGKEFDRTADKIGALAKCHDGSEIAETALEEAQARFVHLREIVDAIETMGEAAAECYEVETGNAFIPAAGSRASVRAQETGAVFEAKQLLEQHDRETAAKSKVEGVPLIVSGATGWTDIDVIFRTLDKVRDRIKQNRNQDIFICHKGGKHGAEMIAARWARARGINQARFDPRWSAHGRAAPFKCNDEMLDDKFAATGVVLFGGNGVALNLGQKAEAKGLTVMRVADPVKEKAEA
- a CDS encoding molybdopterin-dependent oxidoreductase is translated as MSWSNAYRLFVQELQRVIREHGNEAIYAGSYGWASAGRFHHAQSQLKRFLNCIGGFTNSVGGYSFGDAQTIVPHVLGTFHGHLDTMTGWETIATDCELFVAFGGFPLKNGQISPGGTGRHVHRDGLHAAGQAGVQFVNISPLRSDLMEEVDAQWLAPRSSTDAALLLALAYEI